Proteins found in one Bremerella volcania genomic segment:
- the hisH gene encoding imidazole glycerol phosphate synthase subunit HisH yields the protein MITIVDYQMGNLRSVQKAFEKTGHAAHITSDPQEIAAATKLVLPGVGACGDAVDEIRRRDLEGPIRDQIAAGTPFLGICLGLQMLFDVSYEGGEHEGLGILPGKVVKFELPHGYKVPHMGWNQAHFVHRPPIFEGIDEGTNFYFVHSYYVVPEKDDLVAITADYGGPFCAAVWKDNLYATQFHPEKSQQAGLSVLHNFAQLA from the coding sequence ATGATCACGATCGTCGACTACCAGATGGGTAACCTGCGGAGTGTCCAAAAAGCCTTTGAAAAGACAGGGCATGCCGCGCATATCACCAGCGATCCGCAGGAGATCGCTGCGGCGACCAAGCTTGTTCTGCCTGGCGTGGGGGCGTGTGGCGACGCGGTCGACGAGATCCGCCGCCGCGATCTGGAAGGGCCGATCCGCGATCAGATAGCCGCCGGCACCCCGTTTCTCGGGATTTGCCTGGGCCTGCAGATGCTGTTCGACGTCAGCTACGAAGGGGGCGAACACGAGGGCCTGGGGATTCTGCCGGGCAAGGTCGTGAAGTTCGAACTGCCCCATGGCTATAAAGTCCCCCATATGGGCTGGAATCAGGCTCACTTCGTGCACCGACCGCCCATTTTTGAAGGGATCGACGAGGGGACGAATTTCTACTTCGTTCACTCTTACTATGTCGTTCCAGAAAAGGACGATCTGGTGGCGATTACGGCCGATTATGGCGGCCCTTTTTGCGCTGCCGTCTGGAAAGACAACCTCTACGCCACGCAGTTCCATCCGGAAAAGAGCCAGCAGGCAGGCCTTTCCGTACTGCACAACTTTGCCCAGTTGGCGTAG
- the hisA gene encoding 1-(5-phosphoribosyl)-5-[(5-phosphoribosylamino)methylideneamino]imidazole-4-carboxamide isomerase: MQIWPAIDLLGGKCVRLQQGDYNRETVYGDDPAEMAKRWVDEGADCLHLVDLDGAKDGSLKNRDAISAIVAAVDIPCEVGGGIRDEKTIQELLDLGLTRLVIGTKALREPDWFAAMCEKFPEKLVVGIDAKEGMVATDGWLEVSTTSAIDLAKTYEHLPVAAIIYTDIATDGMLAGPNVQAMQAMKQAVKLPVVASGGVTSVEDVKNLTAAGLDGAIVGRSLYEGRITVRAAVEAAGGVR, from the coding sequence ATGCAAATTTGGCCGGCCATTGATCTTCTCGGTGGCAAATGCGTGCGACTCCAACAAGGAGACTATAACCGCGAAACGGTCTACGGGGACGACCCGGCTGAAATGGCGAAACGATGGGTCGATGAAGGAGCCGATTGCCTCCATCTGGTCGACTTGGATGGGGCCAAGGACGGAAGTCTGAAAAACCGCGACGCGATCTCTGCGATCGTTGCTGCCGTCGATATCCCATGTGAAGTGGGGGGCGGAATTCGCGATGAGAAGACCATCCAGGAACTTCTCGATCTCGGACTGACCCGCCTGGTGATCGGCACCAAGGCCCTGCGTGAGCCCGATTGGTTTGCCGCCATGTGCGAGAAATTCCCGGAAAAGCTGGTTGTCGGAATCGATGCCAAAGAAGGCATGGTCGCCACCGACGGCTGGCTGGAGGTGAGCACCACCTCGGCGATCGATCTGGCCAAAACGTACGAACATCTGCCGGTCGCGGCCATCATCTACACCGACATCGCCACCGACGGCATGCTGGCCGGTCCCAACGTCCAGGCGATGCAGGCCATGAAACAAGCCGTCAAGCTGCCGGTCGTCGCGTCCGGAGGCGTCACCTCGGTCGAAGACGTGAAGAACCTGACCGCAGCCGGACTTGATGGCGCGATCGTGGGTCGTTCCTTATACGAAGGCCGTATAACTGTTCGCGCGGCGGTCGAGGCCGCTGGCGGTGTGAGGTAA